In Candidatus Poribacteria bacterium, one genomic interval encodes:
- a CDS encoding nucleotide pyrophosphohydrolase encodes MTIQNFQKQIEAIYYTRDAERGVPLTFTWFVEEVGELAKEIRKQPRDIERLREEFADVFAWLITLASLLGIDLEDAAQIYADGCPKCKATPCSC; translated from the coding sequence ATGACAATCCAAAACTTTCAAAAACAGATTGAAGCCATTTATTACACACGAGATGCCGAGCGTGGCGTGCCGTTAACCTTCACATGGTTCGTCGAAGAAGTCGGAGAACTCGCAAAAGAGATTCGGAAACAACCACGAGATATAGAGCGGCTACGTGAGGAATTCGCCGATGTCTTTGCATGGCTTATCACGTTGGCAAGTCTGCTCGGTATCGACTTGGAGGATGCGGCGCAGATCTATGCTGACGGGTGTCCGAAGTGCAAAGCGACCCCGTGTTCCTGCTAA
- a CDS encoding sugar phosphate isomerase/epimerase, whose amino-acid sequence MIGISYHAGGMKDLPLHEVITILADAGYDAIEMMCGPEAHIPSGEVTDSLLKEVKAMTSDHGLKVSVINPFAGPGLYQLALEDQQGAVDHYALLQDVAVALGAQGVNFLTGYGGDKGDAFAWRLLVDVLKPICRRAEELGVTMNIHNHEATTIDASSKVTLLIEHVGSDALKALNDITNFYHLGEDIAEVTEKLGRLTAHCHVKGVTGMYPYSTFLIPGEAGDELDFRTFAERLGKTGYDKYISVETFPHMRMEKAEIAYDMMARTLKELGLR is encoded by the coding sequence ATGATAGGTATCTCTTACCATGCAGGTGGCATGAAAGACCTGCCTCTACACGAAGTTATCACCATTCTTGCCGATGCCGGTTACGATGCGATTGAGATGATGTGCGGTCCAGAAGCACACATTCCGTCCGGTGAAGTCACGGATAGCTTGCTCAAAGAGGTTAAAGCGATGACATCAGACCACGGGTTGAAGGTCTCTGTCATCAATCCGTTCGCGGGCCCCGGTTTGTATCAATTAGCATTAGAAGACCAGCAGGGAGCCGTTGATCATTACGCCCTTCTCCAAGATGTCGCGGTAGCACTCGGCGCGCAGGGTGTCAATTTCCTCACTGGCTACGGCGGGGATAAAGGGGATGCCTTCGCGTGGCGGCTCCTCGTTGATGTTCTGAAACCGATCTGCCGACGCGCGGAAGAACTCGGCGTGACGATGAACATCCACAACCACGAAGCGACAACGATTGATGCGTCCTCGAAAGTTACCCTGCTGATAGAACACGTAGGCTCCGACGCGCTGAAGGCACTCAACGATATTACCAACTTCTACCATCTCGGTGAGGATATCGCTGAAGTAACCGAAAAATTGGGACGGCTTACCGCTCACTGTCACGTCAAGGGTGTGACGGGAATGTATCCGTATAGTACTTTCCTCATTCCCGGTGAAGCGGGGGACGAGTTGGATTTCCGAACCTTTGCAGAGCGTTTGGGAAAAACGGGTTACGATAAGTACATCTCAGTGGAGACCTTTCCACACATGCGGATGGAGAAAGCAGAGATTGCTTATGACATGATGGCGCGGACGTTGAAAGAGTTGGGCTTAAGATAG
- a CDS encoding phytanoyl-CoA dioxygenase family protein codes for MVELTREDMEFFKNEGYLIKRNVLAPELMERARARLWDGAPEGRKREDPETWVGPFTPDEENLDKSNNRRGFRWNFREPGGEDWMVKLLATDPNVWRMAEQFLGAGNLVQPERVRGIYCTLPYGDIPKKSIGCHVDAHPFHLGAVGYIDDVSPEGGGFTVWPGSHKTFYYDYHSQYKNEPTPQYDIDRERISRTSGVECYGNAGDVVFWHHRIGHAAGHNYSKQIRQAVLYDFRKTELAETQEEPPNEDMWRDWPGIKALETQ; via the coding sequence ATGGTTGAACTTACACGCGAAGACATGGAATTTTTCAAGAATGAAGGGTATTTGATAAAGCGAAACGTCCTTGCCCCAGAATTGATGGAGCGGGCACGGGCAAGGTTATGGGATGGCGCACCGGAAGGACGTAAACGTGAGGATCCTGAAACGTGGGTCGGTCCCTTTACACCGGATGAGGAAAACCTTGATAAGAGCAATAATCGTCGTGGATTCCGATGGAATTTCCGTGAACCCGGTGGTGAAGATTGGATGGTCAAACTGCTCGCGACGGATCCAAACGTCTGGCGGATGGCAGAGCAGTTTTTGGGGGCAGGGAACCTGGTGCAGCCTGAGCGTGTGCGCGGCATCTATTGTACCCTTCCCTATGGGGATATCCCGAAGAAGTCAATCGGGTGCCACGTTGACGCACATCCGTTCCATCTCGGTGCAGTCGGCTATATTGACGATGTGTCGCCAGAAGGTGGCGGGTTTACAGTCTGGCCCGGAAGCCACAAAACTTTCTACTACGATTACCATTCCCAATACAAGAACGAACCGACACCCCAATACGACATTGACCGAGAGCGTATCAGCAGAACCTCTGGCGTTGAGTGTTATGGGAATGCCGGTGATGTTGTCTTCTGGCACCATCGGATCGGGCACGCTGCGGGACACAACTATTCAAAGCAGATCCGGCAGGCTGTGCTCTACGACTTCCGAAAAACCGAATTGGCGGAGACACAGGAGGAACCCCCCAACGAGGATATGTGGCGCGATTGGCCCGGGATCAAGGCGTTAGAGACACAGTAG